A window from Zingiber officinale cultivar Zhangliang chromosome 7A, Zo_v1.1, whole genome shotgun sequence encodes these proteins:
- the LOC121999684 gene encoding WUSCHEL-related homeobox 3-like: MMPQVPSTRWCPTPEQLMILEEMYRSGVRTPDAPQIQQITAHLSCYGNIEGKNVFYWFQNHKARERQKLRRRLSMHHLLLRSAAGFSTPNCHVFFHGHHHHHHHHLSTASTSPLPHHFFNQDAAQGLNLLCKLETKGEELTNSSAEAYGCLHQCTTNPSFNPPKTLDLFPTKSSGGFKDKSTDR; encoded by the exons atgatgccgcAAGTGCCGTCAACGAGATGGTGCCCCACGCCGGAGCAACTGATGATACTGGAGGAGATGTACCGAAGCGGAGTCCGCACGCCCGACGCGCCGCAGATACAGCAGATCACCGCACACCTCTCCTGCTACGGCAACATCGAAGGAAAGAACGTTTTCTACTGGTTCCAAAACCACAAGGCCAGAGAGAGGCAGAAGCTCCGCAGGAGGCTCAGCATGCACCATCTCCTCCTCCGCTCCGCCGCCGGATTTAGTACTCCTAACTGTCACGTCTTCTTCcacggccaccaccaccaccaccatcacCATCTCAGCACTGCTTCTACTTCTCCCCTCCCCCATCACTTCTTTAATCAG GATGCGGCGCAGGGATTGAATTTGCTGTGCAAGTTGGAAACTAAAGGGGAAGAACTAACAAACAGCAGTGCTGAAGCTTACGGGTGTCTCCACCAGTGCACCACCAATCCCAGCTTCAATCCTCCAAAGACACTCGATCTGTTCCCCACGAAAAGCTCCGGCGGCTTCAAAGATAAATCTACAGATCGCTAA
- the LOC122002312 gene encoding isovaleryl-CoA dehydrogenase, mitochondrial-like — MQRLFSTGRAAAILGRNQWSNRRACFSTSLLFDDTQKQFKESVDQFAQENIAPHAAKIDATNHFPKDVDLWKLMGDFNLLGITAPEEYGGLGLGYAYHCIAMEEISRASGSVGLSYGAHSNLCINQLVRHGTSMQKQKYLPKLISGENVGALAMSEPNAGSDVVSMKCKADRVDGGYVINGNKMWCTNGPTAQTLVVYAKTDISAGSKGITAFIIEKGMPGFSTAQKLDKLGMRGSDTCELVFEKCFVPEENVLGEEGKGVYVMMSGLDLERLVLAAGPLGLMQACLDAVIPYVRQREQFGRAIGEFQFIQGKLADMYTSLQSSRAFVYSVARDCDNGNVDRKDCAGVILLAAEKATQVALQAIQCLGGNGYVNEYPTGRLLRDAKLFEIGAGTSEIRRMIIGRELFKQD, encoded by the exons ATGCAGCGACTTTTCTCTACCGGTCGAGCCGCCGCGATCCTTGGCCGGAATCAATGGAGCAATCGAAGGGCTTGCTTTTCGACCTCTCTCCTCTTCGATGACACCCAGAAGCAG TTCAAGGAGAGTGTTGAtcagtttgcacaagaaaacatCGCTCCTCATGCAGCCAAAATCGATGCTACGAATCACTTCCCGAAG GATGTCGACTTGTGGAAACTTATGGGGGATTTCAATCTCCTAGGCATCACCGCGCCAG AGGAATATGGAGGACTTGGCCTTGGTTACGCATATCATTGTATTGCAATGGAAGAAATTAGTCGTGCTTCTGGGTCTGTTGGCCTCTCCTATGGTGCACATTCCAACCTTTGCATAAATCAACTG GTGAGGCATGGGACATCTATGCAAAAGCAGAAGTATTTGCCCAAG CTAATTAGTGGGGAGAATGTTGGGGCTCTGGCAATGAGTGAGCCCAATG CTGGTTCAGATGTTGTCAGTATGAAGTGCAAAGCTGATCGAGTAGATGGTGGTTATGTCATAAATGGCAACAAAATGTGGTGTACCAATGGCCCCACTGCTCAGACATTG GTTGTTTATGCAAAAACTGATATTAGTGCTGGATCAAAAGGAATTACTGCTTTTATAATTGAGAAGGGGATGCCAGG GTTTAGTACTGCTCAGAAGTTGGATAAACTTGGTATGCGAGGAAGTGATAC ATGTGAGCTTGTCTTTGAAAAATGCTTTGTTCCGGAGGAGAATGTTCTCGGTGAAGAAGGAAAAG GGGTTTATGTCATGATGTCGGGGCTTGATTTGGAAAGGCTTGTACTAGCTGCTGGCCCTCTTGGACTTATGCAGGCATGCCTTGATGCGGTTATTCCCTATGTTCGGCAGAGAGAGCAGTTTGGCCGTGCAATTGGAGAGTTTCAGTTTATACAG GGGAAGTTGGCTGACATGTACACCTCCTTACAGTCCTCTAG GGCATTTGTGTATTCTGTTGCTCGGGACTGTGATAACGGAAATGTTGACAGAAAG GACTGCGCTGGGGTTATTCTTTTAGCTGCTGAAAAGGCTACACAAGTTGCCCTCCAG GCTATCCAATGTCTTGGTGGCAATGGGTACGTGAATGAGTACCCGACAGGTCGTCTCCTGAGAGATGCAAAACTATTCGAGATCGGTGCTGGAACTAGCGAGATCAGGAGAATGATCATTGGTCGTGAACTCTTCAAACAAGACTAA